From a region of the Pectobacterium carotovorum genome:
- the mtnA gene encoding S-methyl-5-thioribose-1-phosphate isomerase yields the protein MQTLNTTSLKIVDNQLWILDQQALPQEKRWRPCLDVASLVEHIQTLRVRGAPLIGLSASLLLALLAEKGLSQAELAQALETLRASRPTAVNLMNNLDRMKLALAQPQFVNALVQEALRLVEEDRALCERIADHGAALVKPNSRLLTHCNTGGLATAGIGTAIGVLLRAHQQGKVTQVWVDETRPLLQGGRLTAWELGELGIPYQLICDSMAASLMAQGQVDAIWVGADRIAANGDVANKIGTYSLAVLAHYHQIPFYVAAPHTTHDPTCPDGRAIPIEQRAAAEVTGVSGSFGHCQWAPQNAAVYNPAFDVTPAELISGWVLDTGVVTPQDVKEGIFQMALQSN from the coding sequence ATGCAGACACTTAACACAACCAGCCTGAAAATCGTTGATAACCAACTGTGGATCCTCGACCAGCAGGCGCTACCGCAAGAAAAACGCTGGCGCCCTTGCCTGGATGTCGCCTCACTGGTTGAACATATTCAGACGCTGCGAGTACGCGGCGCCCCGCTGATTGGCCTGTCCGCGAGCCTGCTACTCGCGCTGCTGGCGGAGAAAGGATTATCGCAGGCCGAACTGGCGCAGGCGCTGGAGACGCTGAGAGCATCGCGCCCTACCGCCGTGAACCTGATGAACAATCTGGATCGCATGAAGCTGGCGCTGGCACAGCCGCAGTTTGTCAACGCGCTAGTGCAGGAAGCTCTGCGGCTGGTAGAAGAAGATCGCGCGCTGTGTGAACGCATTGCCGATCACGGCGCAGCGCTGGTGAAACCCAACAGCCGCCTGCTGACCCACTGCAACACTGGCGGACTGGCAACGGCAGGTATCGGCACCGCCATCGGCGTGCTGCTGCGTGCGCATCAGCAGGGAAAGGTCACTCAGGTGTGGGTCGATGAAACGCGCCCGCTCTTACAGGGAGGACGTCTCACGGCCTGGGAGTTGGGTGAGCTAGGCATTCCTTATCAGCTAATCTGTGATTCGATGGCCGCCAGCCTGATGGCGCAGGGTCAGGTCGATGCGATTTGGGTCGGCGCAGACCGCATTGCCGCCAACGGCGACGTCGCCAATAAGATCGGCACCTACAGCCTCGCGGTGCTGGCGCACTATCATCAGATTCCGTTTTATGTTGCGGCACCGCACACCACGCACGATCCCACGTGCCCGGACGGTCGAGCCATCCCTATCGAACAGCGCGCCGCCGCCGAAGTCACCGGCGTTTCCGGCAGCTTCGGTCACTGCCAGTGGGCACCGCAGAACGCCGCGGTATACAACCCAGCGTTTGACGTCACCCCCGCCGAATTAATCAGCGGCTGGGTACTCGACACTGGAGTGGTCACGCCACAGGACGTGAAAGAAGGGATATTTCAGATGGCGTTGCAAAGCAATTGA
- a CDS encoding 1,2-dihydroxy-3-keto-5-methylthiopentene dioxygenase translates to MSGLTIFSDSDASQPIWQSQDAEAIQKQLNEIGVRFERWEASQKLSDAPSSEEVLAAYQHEIDKLVAEKGYQSWDVISMRSDNPQRAELRTKFLSEHVHHEDEVRFFVEGAGLFCLHLNGKIYQILCEKNDLLSVPAGTAHWFDMGPEPHFTAIRLFDNPEGWIAHFTGDKIADAYPKLER, encoded by the coding sequence ATGAGTGGATTAACCATTTTTAGCGACAGCGATGCAAGCCAGCCGATTTGGCAAAGTCAGGATGCTGAGGCGATTCAGAAGCAACTGAACGAAATTGGTGTGCGTTTTGAACGCTGGGAAGCCAGCCAGAAGCTGAGCGACGCGCCGTCGTCGGAGGAAGTGCTGGCGGCCTATCAGCATGAAATCGATAAGCTGGTGGCAGAAAAAGGCTATCAGAGCTGGGACGTCATCAGCATGCGTTCTGATAACCCGCAGCGTGCGGAGCTACGCACCAAGTTTTTATCCGAGCATGTGCATCACGAAGATGAAGTGCGCTTTTTCGTGGAAGGCGCGGGGCTGTTCTGTCTGCACCTGAACGGCAAGATTTACCAGATCCTGTGTGAAAAGAACGATCTGCTGTCCGTACCGGCGGGCACGGCGCACTGGTTTGATATGGGGCCGGAACCGCACTTCACCGCCATCCGCCTGTTCGATAACCCGGAAGGGTGGATCGCGCATTTTACCGGCGATAAGATCGCCGATGCGTATCCGAAGTTGGAGCGCTAG
- the mtnC gene encoding acireductone synthase, with the protein MIKAIVTDIEGTTSDIRFVHRVLFPYARERLADTVRQHGSEPEIAQALNALRQELGQPDADSETLIAALNQFMDEDRKSTALKLLQGIIWRAGYRNGDFQGHLYPEVAAQLAAWQQQGLRLYVYSSGSVEAQQLLFGYSNAGDLRPLFSDYFDTRVGAKRETDSYRTIAQAIGLPAEQLLFLSDIRQELDAAQEAGWHTCQLIRDDADNVSRHRQVARFDQIDLPEYAQ; encoded by the coding sequence ATGATTAAGGCCATTGTGACGGATATTGAAGGGACTACCAGCGACATCCGTTTTGTTCACCGCGTGCTGTTTCCTTATGCCCGCGAACGTCTGGCCGACACCGTTCGGCAGCACGGTAGCGAGCCTGAGATTGCGCAGGCGCTGAACGCATTGCGTCAGGAGCTGGGTCAGCCGGATGCGGATAGCGAGACGCTGATCGCCGCGCTGAACCAGTTTATGGATGAAGATCGTAAATCTACCGCGCTGAAACTGCTGCAAGGTATTATCTGGCGGGCGGGCTACCGCAACGGTGATTTTCAGGGGCACTTGTATCCTGAAGTGGCGGCGCAGCTCGCCGCATGGCAACAGCAGGGCCTGCGCCTGTATGTGTACTCGTCAGGCTCGGTGGAAGCGCAGCAGTTGCTGTTCGGCTATAGCAACGCTGGCGATCTACGCCCGCTGTTCAGCGACTATTTTGATACGCGCGTCGGTGCGAAGCGCGAGACCGACTCTTATCGCACGATTGCACAAGCCATCGGGCTACCGGCGGAGCAACTGTTGTTCCTGTCGGACATTCGTCAGGAGCTGGATGCCGCACAGGAAGCCGGTTGGCACACCTGTCAGCTTATTCGTGATGACGCGGATAACGTAAGCCGTCACCGTCAGGTGGCACGTTTTGACCAGATCGACTTACCGGAGTACGCCCAATGA
- a CDS encoding methylthioribulose 1-phosphate dehydratase: protein MTENQQLTALLAACHWIGEKGWCPATGGNMSVRLDEAQCLITESGKDKGSLQAEDFLLVEIATNHVPSGRTPSAETGLHTLLYRREPTIGAVLHTHSVNATVLSRVEKGAELVLHGYEMQKSLAGQITHLDRVAIPIFDNDQDIPALAQRVTEYASHTPLRYGFLVRGHGLYCWGATVKEARRHLEGLEFLFQCELQRRLLEAKA, encoded by the coding sequence ATGACTGAAAATCAACAATTGACGGCGCTGCTTGCGGCCTGCCACTGGATAGGTGAGAAGGGCTGGTGTCCGGCGACGGGCGGCAATATGTCCGTACGCCTTGATGAAGCGCAGTGCCTGATTACCGAATCGGGTAAAGATAAAGGCAGCCTTCAGGCAGAGGATTTCCTGCTGGTGGAAATTGCTACTAACCACGTGCCAAGTGGCCGCACGCCGTCGGCGGAAACGGGGCTGCATACGCTGCTGTATCGCCGCGAGCCGACTATCGGCGCGGTGCTGCACACGCACTCGGTGAACGCGACGGTATTATCCCGTGTAGAGAAGGGCGCTGAACTGGTGCTGCACGGCTATGAAATGCAGAAGTCGCTGGCGGGGCAAATCACCCATTTGGATCGCGTGGCGATCCCGATTTTCGATAACGATCAGGATATTCCGGCGCTGGCGCAGCGGGTAACCGAGTATGCCAGCCACACGCCGCTTCGCTACGGTTTTCTGGTACGCGGCCACGGCCTTTACTGCTGGGGCGCGACGGTGAAAGAAGCGCGTCGTCATCTGGAAGGGCTGGAGTTCCTGTTCCAGTGTGAATTGCAACGGCGACTGCTGGAGGCGAAAGCATGA
- a CDS encoding pyridoxal phosphate-dependent aminotransferase has product MSAALIPDSKLPSLGTTIFTQMSALAQQHQAINLSQGFPDFDGPDYLQQRLAYHVSQGANQYAPMTGVAPLRQVIAEKTEELYGWRPDADSEVTVTAGATEALFAAIAALVRPGDEVICFDPSYDSYAPAVTLAGGVLKRIALQPPTFHVDWSHFADVLSDRTRLVILNTPHNPSATVWQKADFEHLWQAIAARNIFVLSDEVYEHICFDSEGHASVLAHPSLRQRAIAVSSFGKTFHMTGWKVGYCVAPAVLSAEVRKVHQYLTFSVNTPAQFALADMLREQPQHWRELPDFYRAKRDRFINALAGSRFDILPCEGTYFLLADYRAISDLDDVSFCRWLTEHVGVAAIPLSVFCADPFPHTLIRLCFAKQEATLDAAAERLCRL; this is encoded by the coding sequence ATGAGCGCCGCGTTAATCCCCGACAGTAAACTGCCTTCGCTGGGCACCACCATCTTTACTCAGATGAGTGCGCTGGCCCAACAGCATCAGGCCATCAATCTATCACAAGGTTTCCCTGATTTTGACGGCCCGGACTATTTACAGCAGCGGCTGGCGTATCACGTCAGTCAGGGCGCCAACCAATATGCGCCGATGACCGGTGTGGCGCCGCTGCGTCAGGTGATTGCCGAAAAAACGGAAGAACTGTACGGCTGGCGACCGGATGCCGACAGCGAAGTGACCGTCACGGCAGGCGCGACCGAAGCGCTGTTTGCTGCCATTGCGGCGCTGGTACGTCCCGGCGACGAAGTCATTTGTTTCGATCCCAGCTATGACAGCTATGCACCCGCTGTGACGCTGGCTGGCGGCGTACTCAAGCGCATCGCCTTGCAGCCGCCCACGTTTCACGTGGACTGGTCGCATTTTGCCGATGTGCTGAGCGATCGCACCCGGCTGGTTATTCTGAATACGCCGCACAATCCGTCCGCCACCGTCTGGCAGAAAGCGGATTTCGAGCATCTGTGGCAGGCGATTGCCGCGCGTAACATCTTTGTGCTGAGCGATGAAGTCTACGAGCACATCTGTTTCGACAGCGAAGGGCACGCCAGCGTGCTGGCACACCCATCGCTGCGCCAACGCGCCATCGCCGTTTCATCATTTGGTAAAACGTTCCATATGACCGGTTGGAAAGTCGGCTACTGTGTCGCACCTGCGGTATTGAGCGCAGAAGTGCGTAAGGTTCACCAGTATCTGACGTTCTCCGTGAACACACCCGCCCAGTTCGCCCTTGCCGATATGTTGCGTGAACAGCCGCAACACTGGCGTGAACTGCCCGATTTTTACCGTGCCAAACGTGATCGCTTCATCAATGCGCTGGCGGGTAGCCGTTTTGACATTTTGCCCTGCGAAGGCACCTACTTCCTGCTGGCGGACTATCGGGCGATTTCCGATCTGGACGATGTCAGCTTCTGCCGCTGGCTGACCGAGCACGTTGGCGTTGCCGCCATTCCGCTTTCCGTCTTTTGCGCCGATCCGTTCCCACATACGTTGATTCGGCTATGCTTTGCTAAACAGGAAGCCACGTTGGATGCCGCTGCGGAGCGTTTATGTCGACTTTAA
- a CDS encoding amidohydrolase: protein MSTLKISLLQQPLVWRDGEANLRHFDTLLAEIGGRDVIVLPEMFTTGFAMEAAKGSLDQSVVEAWLHQWAQKTNALIGGSVAVNTPKGAVNRFLLVDPHGEVHHYDKRHLFRMADEHHHYQAGTERVTLEWRGWRICPMICYDLRFPVWSRNRQDYDLALYVANWPAPRAAHWQTLLAARAIENQAYVAGCNRIGTDGNGHSYRGDSLIINAQGEILASAAPNQPARLDAELSLEALQSYRESFPAWRDADRFTL, encoded by the coding sequence ATGTCGACTTTAAAGATTTCATTGCTGCAACAGCCGCTGGTCTGGCGCGATGGGGAAGCCAATCTGCGCCACTTCGATACCTTATTGGCGGAGATAGGCGGACGTGATGTTATTGTGCTGCCGGAGATGTTCACTACCGGCTTTGCGATGGAAGCTGCCAAAGGCAGTCTGGATCAATCGGTTGTAGAAGCGTGGCTGCATCAGTGGGCGCAGAAGACGAACGCGCTGATCGGCGGCAGCGTCGCGGTAAATACGCCGAAAGGCGCGGTGAACCGTTTCCTGCTGGTCGATCCGCACGGCGAGGTGCATCACTACGATAAGCGCCACCTGTTCCGCATGGCGGACGAACACCACCACTATCAGGCAGGCACGGAGCGCGTCACCCTTGAGTGGCGCGGCTGGCGCATCTGCCCGATGATCTGTTACGACCTGCGTTTCCCGGTCTGGTCGCGCAATCGGCAGGACTACGATCTGGCGCTGTATGTCGCCAACTGGCCTGCGCCTCGCGCAGCACACTGGCAGACGCTGCTGGCCGCGCGCGCCATTGAAAATCAGGCCTACGTTGCAGGCTGTAACCGCATCGGCACCGACGGCAACGGCCACAGCTACCGTGGCGATAGCCTGATTATTAATGCACAGGGAGAGATTCTGGCCTCTGCCGCCCCCAACCAGCCCGCCCGTCTGGACGCCGAGCTGTCGCTGGAAGCGTTGCAAAGCTACCGGGAATCCTTCCCCGCCTGGCGCGACGCCGACCGCTTTACGCTATAG
- the cysI gene encoding assimilatory sulfite reductase (NADPH) hemoprotein subunit, protein MSDKKLSDNERLKTQSNYLRGTIQDDLADPLTGGFVADNFQLIRFHGMYQQDDRDIRQERIAQKLEPLHTVMLRVRLPGGIITPHQWLGIDAFAHEHTLYGSIRITNRQTVQLHGVLKDDIKPVHKLLNHLGLDSRATAGDVNRNVLCTANPVESILHRQAWEWAKKISEHLLPRTHAYAEVWLDKEKIIQTDEEPILGKSYLPRKFKTAVVIPPQNDVDIHANDLSFVAIGEGDQLVGFNVLVGGGLAMTQGDTSTYPRLATEFGFIPLVHTLAIAEAVVSTQRDWGNRENRRNAKTKYTLERVGVDVFKAEVERRSGVTFSPLRPYVFSERGDRIGWVDGIDGKHHLTLFIPSGRLLDKPGLPNKSGIAAIANVHKGDFRLTANQNIIIAGVASEDKAQIDALARQYGLLGSSLSLQRKDSMACVSFPTCPLAMAEAERVLPDVVSAIEHLLHQYGVGDESFVFRITGCPNGCGRAMLAEVGLIGRAVGRYSLYIGGNRKGTRIPRLYKDNIDVPTLLSEIERLIGLWAKERTAGEGFGDFVIRAKIVMPVLNAPVDFHTAV, encoded by the coding sequence ATGAGTGATAAAAAACTGTCGGATAATGAACGGCTTAAAACACAAAGTAATTATCTGCGAGGAACCATTCAAGACGATTTGGCCGACCCGTTAACGGGAGGATTTGTCGCAGATAACTTTCAGCTAATTCGCTTTCATGGGATGTATCAACAAGACGATAGGGACATCAGGCAAGAACGTATCGCTCAGAAATTAGAGCCACTGCATACCGTTATGCTGCGTGTCCGCTTGCCGGGTGGGATCATTACGCCGCATCAGTGGTTAGGTATCGATGCCTTTGCGCACGAGCACACGCTTTATGGCAGCATTCGTATTACCAATCGACAGACGGTGCAACTGCACGGCGTGCTTAAAGATGACATCAAGCCGGTACATAAACTGCTTAATCATCTCGGGTTGGATTCGCGAGCCACCGCAGGGGATGTTAACCGTAATGTGTTGTGTACGGCTAACCCGGTTGAATCTATTTTGCATCGTCAGGCCTGGGAATGGGCAAAGAAAATATCTGAGCACCTTTTACCGCGTACCCATGCTTATGCCGAGGTGTGGCTGGATAAAGAGAAAATTATTCAGACTGATGAAGAACCGATTTTGGGAAAAAGTTATCTGCCGAGAAAATTCAAAACGGCAGTGGTTATTCCGCCGCAGAATGACGTGGATATTCACGCCAACGATCTGAGTTTTGTTGCCATCGGTGAGGGTGACCAGTTGGTTGGTTTCAATGTATTGGTGGGCGGCGGGTTGGCGATGACGCAGGGAGACACCAGCACGTATCCTCGTCTGGCGACGGAGTTTGGTTTTATCCCATTGGTGCATACGCTGGCGATTGCCGAAGCGGTGGTATCGACCCAGCGCGATTGGGGGAATCGTGAGAATCGCCGTAACGCGAAGACAAAATATACGCTTGAACGTGTCGGGGTCGATGTCTTTAAAGCTGAAGTCGAGCGGCGTAGCGGAGTGACGTTTTCTCCGTTGAGACCTTATGTCTTTTCTGAACGTGGCGATCGTATTGGTTGGGTTGACGGGATTGATGGCAAACATCACCTGACCCTGTTTATTCCCAGCGGGCGTCTGTTGGATAAACCGGGCTTACCGAATAAAAGCGGGATTGCGGCAATTGCCAACGTGCATAAAGGTGATTTTCGCCTGACAGCGAATCAGAACATCATCATCGCTGGGGTGGCAAGTGAAGACAAAGCGCAGATAGATGCGCTAGCTCGGCAGTATGGATTGCTGGGGTCATCGCTATCGTTACAGCGTAAGGATTCGATGGCCTGCGTCTCGTTTCCCACTTGCCCGCTGGCGATGGCCGAGGCGGAGCGGGTTCTGCCGGATGTGGTTTCAGCGATAGAGCATCTGCTACACCAATATGGCGTAGGTGATGAGTCGTTCGTTTTTCGTATCACTGGCTGCCCAAATGGCTGTGGACGAGCCATGTTAGCGGAGGTGGGACTGATTGGACGCGCGGTGGGGCGCTATAGCCTTTACATTGGTGGCAATCGTAAAGGGACGCGCATTCCTCGCTTATATAAAGATAATATCGACGTACCGACATTACTTAGCGAAATCGAACGGCTGATTGGTTTATGGGCGAAAGAGAGGACGGCGGGTGAAGGCTTTGGTGATTTTGTTATCAGGGCGAAAATTGTTATGCCTGTACTTAATGCGCCCGTGGATTTTCATACGGCGGTGTAG
- the hpxK gene encoding allantoate amidohydrolase, with product MSEILMSPAAARAAAEQIMSRCDTLAEISETPGQLTRVYLSLEHLRANAQVGEWMREAGMNVWQDSVGNICGRYEGLTPDAPALLLGSHLDTVRNAGRYDGMLGVLTAIEVVRAFHQQGIRLPVALEIIGFGDEEGTRFGITLLGSRGLTGTWPENWLDCQDAEGTSVAQALTIAGLDPLEVAQAARPVSDIAAYLELHIEQGPCLEQQDLALGVVTAINGARRLNCTFLGLAGHAGTVPMTQRQDALAAAADWMAQAERVTRESDPHLVATFGTLQCLPGAVNVIPGEVKMTLDIRGPEDTPLDALLEKLLTLGQAIAHQRGCQFSAEEYYRIAATRCDPALQSVLNDAVTQVQGKTLMLPSGAGHDAIAIAECWPVAMLFVRCRGGISHHPDESVTTADVALALSALYRTVHQVA from the coding sequence ATGAGTGAAATCTTGATGTCGCCCGCTGCTGCACGGGCCGCTGCTGAGCAGATTATGTCGCGCTGCGATACGCTGGCTGAAATCAGCGAAACGCCCGGCCAACTGACCCGCGTTTATCTGTCGCTGGAGCACCTGCGTGCCAATGCGCAGGTGGGAGAATGGATGCGCGAAGCGGGTATGAACGTCTGGCAGGATAGCGTGGGCAACATTTGTGGCCGCTATGAAGGATTAACACCGGATGCGCCAGCGCTGTTGCTCGGTTCGCATCTGGACACGGTGCGCAATGCCGGACGATATGACGGCATGCTGGGCGTATTGACGGCAATTGAAGTCGTGCGCGCATTCCATCAACAGGGGATACGTTTGCCCGTGGCGCTGGAAATCATCGGTTTCGGCGATGAGGAAGGTACGCGTTTTGGTATTACGCTGCTGGGCAGCCGAGGGTTAACGGGCACCTGGCCGGAGAACTGGCTGGATTGTCAGGATGCAGAAGGCACTAGCGTGGCGCAGGCGTTGACTATTGCGGGGCTGGATCCGCTTGAAGTGGCACAGGCCGCACGTCCGGTCAGCGATATCGCCGCCTATCTGGAATTGCACATCGAACAAGGGCCGTGTCTGGAACAGCAGGATCTGGCGCTGGGAGTGGTCACCGCGATTAACGGTGCGCGGCGGCTGAACTGCACGTTCCTCGGGCTGGCGGGGCATGCGGGCACGGTGCCGATGACGCAGCGGCAGGATGCGCTGGCGGCGGCGGCGGACTGGATGGCGCAGGCAGAGCGGGTCACGCGGGAAAGCGATCCTCATCTGGTCGCTACATTTGGCACGTTGCAGTGCCTACCGGGCGCGGTGAACGTCATCCCCGGTGAGGTGAAGATGACGCTGGATATTCGCGGGCCGGAGGATACACCGCTGGATGCGTTGTTAGAGAAACTCCTGACGCTAGGGCAGGCTATTGCACACCAGCGCGGCTGCCAGTTCAGCGCCGAAGAGTATTATCGTATCGCGGCCACCCGCTGCGATCCCGCGTTGCAGTCGGTACTAAACGACGCGGTGACGCAGGTGCAGGGGAAAACGCTGATGCTGCCAAGCGGCGCGGGGCACGATGCGATTGCCATCGCCGAATGCTGGCCGGTGGCAATGCTGTTTGTTCGCTGTCGCGGTGGCATCAGCCACCATCCTGACGAATCCGTGACCACGGCGGATGTGGCGCTGGCGCTGTCAGCACTTTATCGCACGGTGCATCAAGTGGCGTGA
- a CDS encoding alanine--glyoxylate aminotransferase family protein — protein sequence MSSELYAQINPPHRLLMGPGPINADPRVLRAMASQLVGQYDPAMTNYMNQVMELYRQLFRTENRWTMLVDGTSRAGIEAILLSAIRPGDKVLVPVFGRFGHLLCEIARRCRADVHTIEVPWGEVFSPDQIEDAIKAVRPRLLLTVQGDTSTTMLQPLEELGEICRRHGVLFYTDATASFGGNPLETDKWGLDAVSAGLQKCLGGPSGSSPITLSPQMEAVIRRRKCVEQGIRTDAHQDGDDEMIYSNYFDLGMVMDYWGPERLNHHTEATSMLFAARECARTILEEGLDRSIGRHALHGNALVAGIQGMGLETFGSLPHKMNNVLGVVIPDGVHGEQVRKLLLEDFAIEIGTSFGPLQGKIWRIGTMGYNARKDCVMQTLTALEAVLNRLGFRTVQGEALQAAWNCYTADEGRA from the coding sequence ATGAGCAGCGAACTGTACGCGCAAATTAACCCACCTCATCGCTTACTGATGGGGCCGGGGCCGATCAATGCCGATCCGCGCGTATTACGGGCAATGGCCAGCCAGTTGGTTGGCCAGTATGACCCCGCGATGACGAACTACATGAATCAGGTCATGGAACTCTATCGTCAGCTTTTCCGCACGGAAAACCGCTGGACGATGCTGGTTGATGGCACTTCGCGCGCGGGGATCGAAGCGATTCTGCTGTCGGCGATCCGCCCCGGCGACAAGGTGCTGGTGCCGGTGTTCGGTCGTTTTGGTCATCTGCTATGCGAGATTGCCCGCCGCTGTCGCGCTGACGTTCATACTATCGAAGTGCCGTGGGGCGAGGTGTTCTCGCCAGATCAGATTGAAGATGCGATCAAAGCGGTACGCCCGCGCCTGCTACTGACGGTGCAGGGCGACACCTCCACCACCATGCTGCAACCGCTGGAAGAGCTGGGCGAAATTTGCCGCCGTCATGGCGTGCTGTTTTATACCGATGCGACGGCGTCTTTTGGCGGCAACCCGTTGGAAACGGATAAATGGGGATTGGATGCGGTTTCCGCTGGATTGCAGAAGTGTCTCGGCGGGCCGTCTGGCAGTTCACCGATCACGCTCAGCCCGCAGATGGAAGCGGTGATCCGCCGTCGTAAATGCGTAGAACAAGGGATCCGAACGGACGCGCATCAGGATGGCGATGACGAGATGATCTATTCCAACTATTTCGATCTGGGCATGGTAATGGATTACTGGGGGCCGGAGCGTCTGAACCACCATACGGAGGCGACGAGCATGTTGTTTGCCGCCCGCGAATGTGCCCGAACGATCCTCGAAGAGGGGCTGGATCGCAGTATTGGCCGCCATGCGCTGCATGGTAATGCGTTAGTGGCGGGGATTCAGGGAATGGGACTGGAAACTTTTGGTTCGTTGCCCCACAAAATGAATAACGTACTGGGCGTGGTGATTCCTGACGGTGTGCACGGTGAGCAAGTGCGTAAGCTATTGCTGGAAGATTTCGCTATTGAGATCGGCACCTCATTTGGCCCACTTCAGGGCAAGATCTGGCGCATCGGCACGATGGGCTACAACGCGCGTAAAGACTGCGTGATGCAAACGCTGACGGCGCTGGAGGCGGTGCTGAATCGCCTTGGCTTCCGCACCGTGCAGGGCGAAGCCTTGCAGGCCGCCTGGAATTGTTACACGGCGGATGAGGGACGTGCATGA